DNA from Thunnus thynnus chromosome 2, fThuThy2.1, whole genome shotgun sequence:
AGCAGACGAAAGTTAAGACCAACACCAGTCCAACACTGGGAGCAGCAACAAACAACTCGATAACTCAAATAGAAACAGTGATACTTGGGCGTTTTAATCCCTCAACGCTGTTTCACAGACCAAAGAATGAGAAGGCACGAATGAGGAGATCTCAatcccaaaacaaaaagaaaagagcaccTGAGCATTATTATTCACCAACTTTTTTGACTGCTGAGTCTGGTGGTAACTGGTCAAAATCTAAACTAATCTTGTGTTCCCAACAATTGGATATTATCAGTAATGGAAGTATATTTACTTGAGTCAAGTGCTGTAGTTGAGTACATTTTTGAGGTACTTTGTACATTTTTGCTACTTTCCCACTACATTCCAGAGGGAtatattgtgatttttattccactacatatattatttattgtttaatgtttatATGTATTGAACTTTCTGTTAACATCTGCACCACGTTGAATTCCTTGTACTTGCTACTTGGTGTAACAAATCGTGCAtgcccaccccttaaaattggattttatttttaaaccaaTCCAATTAAATTGGATTGGTagagaaacttttcactttcagcagatgaatgtgaaaatagtcttctagtgtcaaactctgcacacacatcattctgcacagtgaagctcaaacattcaactgaaggaacaattagaaaaacaaaattttgagtaagggggactttaagtaaaACACGTCTTTGGtctatttgttttttcaatgtTCAGTGTTCGTTTGTTTAATAATCTGTAGTCTGTAAAGCAGCCCAAGAGATCCTTCTGCGCTTGTGAAATTTATGAAACCTGTAATACAAAACTGTGGGCTAAAAACCCATGACGTCTTCTCTCAACACGTGACATTACGAGGACCAATGAACATGGAGAGTGGTTACTTTGACCTCTGAACCAACGTCTTGGTCCGCAAAGTAAAAATGGCTGAAGTAGATTTCGGGGATACTGAGCTCTTTCAGCAGCTAGATGACTCCGCACCACCGGTACCGACGCATATTCGCTTCACAGAGAATGAAGAAGACCAGGAGGAGATGGGCCTGCTCCAGAGCCGGCTGGAGGAGTGTGACGACTACATCCAGAGACTAACCGAAGAGAATATCCTTGCGTCAGTTAGCTCCTTAGCTAACATGGGCTAGCTGTTACCATGAACCAAAACACATAAACGTACACCCTGTAAATGTCTGCTAATGTCATTTTTGTAGTCTCTAATTCCTTAACTCATTGACCACATAAAGGTTTGAGAAGAAAACTAAACATCCTGACACGACCAAGGTAATTGGACTCTTTAATTGCGCACTACATGTTGCTATGAACTGATTACCTGGTGACTGATGACCGTTTCCTCTTTATAGCGGCATCACGGTTGAAGATGTCAACATCGACGGGCCAGTTCTTCAAATCCTTTATGCCAACAACTTTATATCAAAGTAAGCAATCTTTTCTCATCAGATAAACTGCTCATGTGCTCACCTGTGGTTTGAGTGTTTAGTGTTGTCATATCTGCCTCAAGCTGATATTGCAATAGTGAGAATATTGTTTTGCATAACAACCTATGTGGCAAAACATTTGGACAACTCTTGTTTTACATTCTGGCTAATCAGATAAAGCTGACTTCAATGTGTATGCAAAATGATTACTGAATCACTATGTTTTGAATCATGATAAtcagtaaaaacaagaataaatgtCTCCTCTCACAGGCAGTGTCGTCAAGAAATTGAAGATTGCATCTGCAATGTGATTTTGAAGCACCAGAAACCGagcaatcaaaagaaaaatcccTCCTTCCACCTGAAACCTCAGGTATTTGtcccaaaacatatttaattgtAACGAATATCAGTACAATTAACTTTGCTTATAACTTGTTCTACTCTCTACGAAGAATGCAGCTTTTGCTATGGATGAAGATCCGGAGAAGTTGGCTTCCAGTAGTGTAAGAACAACAACGGAAGCCTTTAAAGTGAGTATTTACTGTTAAATTTGGGGGGTTTTCATATTACATAATTTCTGGCTGCATGGAAAAGGAATTGGGAGTAATAGCCTTCATGCTGTATTAACATATCATAAactattttcttgttttttctgtccCAGGTTGTTGGCAGTGTCTTGTATTTCACTTCTTTCAGTGTTGATAAACTTGGACAACCTCTAATGAATGAAAACCCCCAGCTGACAGATGGATGGGAAGTTCCAGCGTATCTTTATGATAGATAAATTGACATATTTCCTGTTGGAAAGATATTCTGATTTTAACTGTGCTCATTAAAATAGCCAACTTCTATTATGGTGTTAAAGTAGACAAGATAATCCTTTTACTGCTGTATTGTGCACAAACATGATATAACTTCCTGAATTGTTGCAAAGCTATCACCAGGTTTTCAACCAAGTCATCGGCACAGATGGACAGGAGAtagaaatgaaagacaaaaggTACGACCGGGATTATTAATGAAGCTTTATTTGGTTTCCATCTTCTGTTTCTGACTTGCTTTGTCTAGTAGCTGTGTGGCAAATTACTATATAATGAGTCCATCACTGATCTGTTCATTGCAGACCCAAATCCATGTGTTTCAACTGTGGCTCGGGCAGCCATCAACTGAGAGACTGCCCCAAGGTAAGAATGagtaaacatcagcatgaacCCAAGTCAAATATAAATCCAAACTTGACTTACTACATTTATGCGTCATTACCTTCCTAGCCTAAAGACATGGCTGCCATTaatgagagaagaaaggagTTTAATCAGAACAGCAACCAGGCCATGCAGAGTAACCAGCGATACCATGCTGATGAAGTGGAGGAGCGATTCTCCAAATACAAGCCAGGAATCATGAGGCAGGATTGTTATTTTGTAtacaacagacacaaatatCATTTAATCAAATGTATTATCTATTGTAACGTTATCCATGAATGTTTactactgtgttgttttttttaaacagtgagGAACTGTTGTCAGCACTGGGAATTGACGGCACCACCCTCCCTCCTCTGATATATCGCATGAGGCAGCTCGGATACCCGCCGGGTTGGCTCAAAGAGGCAGAGATGGAAAACTCTGGCTTAACACTGTATGATGGAAACGGtaagttttaaattaaattgaatctGTTTGCACTGAATTTCTTGGGGGAAACTActacaaaaaacatacaaatgtttttgactgacatattttttttctcctttgtagTGTCAAAGGAAGGCGAAAATACCAATACGCAAAACATCTCTTATGATGTTTCCAAACTGGTAGATTTCCCAGGCTTCAATGTACCAGTgccaaacaaaatgaaagatgTAAGTCCTGTAACATAATCTTCTTGAATTTATCAGTAGTTATTTGAGTCACATTACTtcagttatatttatttatattcatgttttgttttatcaatttttttttctcaaaaaacagagaagagaaaactgTAAATGAATGCAGTATTGCGGGATGATGTGATTTCATCAGCATTTTGTATTTGGacaaaaatactataaaaagcTGAAACATATAATTTTCAATATTTCTGTCCCACAATTAAGATAAATGAGTATAATCTGGAATCACTTTGAGCTATCGTGTCTGTCATGAGGAATCATTATACTATCAGTTTGCTGCCTTTCTGGTGGCAGGGCATCTATATAACAGTTGCATGTCTCAccctgttttcctttttttttttttttctgacatccAGGAATTTATGCAGTTTGGATCTATTCCAATGCAGAGCAACCACATGAAGCAGAACTACGCAGCCTACCTGTCCAACAACTTTGCTGCGGTAATGATGTTAAATGATGTGCCGCACCTTCTTCCTGGCGCAGCTTTAACCAAACTCTCTGGATATTATGAATCAACACTTATGCAAACCTCTTTCTGCAATACTTTGAGTACTATTTGTCCT
Protein-coding regions in this window:
- the zcchc8 gene encoding zinc finger CCHC domain-containing protein 8, whose translation is MAEVDFGDTELFQQLDDSAPPVPTHIRFTENEEDQEEMGLLQSRLEECDDYIQRLTEENKGLRRKLNILTRPSGITVEDVNIDGPVLQILYANNFISKQCRQEIEDCICNVILKHQKPSNQKKNPSFHLKPQNAAFAMDEDPEKLASSSVRTTTEAFKVVGSVLYFTSFSVDKLGQPLMNENPQLTDGWEVPAYHQVFNQVIGTDGQEIEMKDKRPKSMCFNCGSGSHQLRDCPKPKDMAAINERRKEFNQNSNQAMQSNQRYHADEVEERFSKYKPGIMSEELLSALGIDGTTLPPLIYRMRQLGYPPGWLKEAEMENSGLTLYDGNVSKEGENTNTQNISYDVSKLVDFPGFNVPVPNKMKDEFMQFGSIPMQSNHMKQNYAAYLSNNFAAPGAASNKRRHESDSSPQLRKKTRSSPDRSSDRSSDMDIESDPGTPYHIQGTGDFQFQPPLPPGSPCFSSPPPLPHGTPPATPTPPPLPKGTPPPTPTNGSPALRGQNWVVVDETVEGTEDELTLEELEEQQRLIWAALENADTATNSDCETPAMGTPVPSSSSVSTPVHVDTETEEVEEAMDTTRPAETCSSGENQREPGVQEVCSQSPGPVKAEEDSPQSPEPVKAQEDSPQSPGPVKSQDDSPQSPGPVKSQDDSPQSPGPVKSQDDSPQSPEPIKCQEDNPQSPEPDFSAGGAGDCASPKHVDKITAVPHRSKFAAGIVPFEDTPEYTEVAEATGTYLKIRDLLKCSPRNLSKKK